In the genome of Kitasatospora cineracea, one region contains:
- a CDS encoding FMN-binding protein yields the protein MRRAVITASATAAGVVLLLSLKPHDPSTAPAISSAGADSARNTTQDTGQGTGQNTTQGSGQGSGTGAAAGGATQTVTGSAVNTRYGPVQVKVTVAGGKISKIDVVQYPTRDRRDQEINSSAIPQLNQEALAAQSADIDVVSGATYTSDGYTRSLQSALDQVKK from the coding sequence ATGCGACGCGCCGTCATCACCGCCTCCGCGACCGCCGCCGGGGTCGTCCTGCTGCTCTCCCTCAAGCCCCACGACCCCTCCACCGCCCCGGCCATCTCCTCGGCCGGCGCGGACTCCGCCCGGAACACCACCCAGGACACCGGCCAGGGCACCGGCCAGAACACCACCCAGGGCTCCGGGCAGGGCAGCGGCACCGGGGCCGCCGCCGGCGGGGCCACGCAGACCGTCACCGGCAGCGCGGTCAACACCCGGTACGGGCCGGTGCAGGTCAAGGTCACCGTGGCCGGGGGGAAGATCAGCAAGATCGACGTGGTGCAGTACCCCACCCGGGACCGCCGCGACCAGGAGATCAACAGCTCCGCCATCCCGCAGCTCAACCAGGAGGCGCTCGCCGCCCAGAGCGCGGACATCGACGTGGTGTCCGGCGCGACGTACACCAGCGACGGCTACACCCGCTCGCTGCAGAGCGCGCTCGACCAGGTGAAGAAGTGA
- a CDS encoding FAD:protein FMN transferase has translation MGTVFSFAVRDPGPATGAAIGRIVERLHRIDAVFSTYRPDSAVSRLGRGEITPEQAGPEVRWVLERCAELTAETGGYFTARPGGRLDPSGYVKGWAVEEASRALRAAGSDRHCVSGGGDVQTAGGPWRVGIADPHRAGAVARVVTGHDLAVATSGTAERGPHVLDPHTGLPAGSFASLTLVGPHLARVDALATAAFAMGAPRGLDWLAARGVRALAIHPDGRQETTAGWD, from the coding sequence ATGGGGACGGTGTTCTCGTTCGCCGTCCGCGACCCCGGGCCCGCGACCGGAGCGGCGATCGGGCGGATCGTCGAGCGGCTGCACCGGATCGACGCGGTGTTCTCGACGTACCGGCCGGACAGCGCGGTCAGCCGGCTCGGCCGCGGGGAGATCACCCCGGAGCAGGCCGGGCCCGAGGTGCGGTGGGTGCTGGAGCGGTGCGCGGAACTCACCGCGGAGACCGGCGGGTACTTCACCGCGCGGCCCGGCGGGCGGCTGGACCCCAGCGGCTACGTCAAGGGCTGGGCGGTCGAGGAGGCGTCCCGGGCGCTGCGCGCGGCCGGCTCCGACCGGCACTGCGTCAGCGGCGGCGGCGACGTGCAGACCGCGGGCGGGCCCTGGCGGGTCGGGATCGCCGACCCGCACCGGGCGGGCGCGGTCGCCCGCGTGGTCACCGGCCACGACCTGGCGGTCGCCACCTCCGGCACCGCCGAGCGCGGCCCGCACGTCCTCGACCCGCACACCGGCCTGCCCGCGGGCTCCTTCGCCTCCCTCACCCTGGTCGGCCCGCACCTGGCCCGGGTGGACGCCCTGGCCACCGCGGCGTTCGCGATGGGCGCCCCGCGCGGCCTGGACTGGCTGGCCGCGCGGGGCGTCCGGGCGCTGGCGATCCACCCGGACGGGCGGCAGGAGACGACGGCGGGCTGGGACTGA
- a CDS encoding heparin lyase I family protein: protein MFRPAPAFRPAPVFRPARAATLALALAAAALLPTAAPGTAAAAPAAGKVIWAADTAEGPSSFAAVQCKAGNFGTVQDPARGKVWRARQAAGEERCETLSPDLVNGATVYVGWSSRVRIGDDRSRYVFQLKCSPSEGTANHPVEIDVADGRVRLQEWDTQHVAHPLWSAPVADDQWHGYVLKLRLGRTDGTVDFWYDGVKQTFTTGSGTYTGTTWDGTRDYLKWGSYHPSPADAVNTFTSPAIATGYDLVKGR, encoded by the coding sequence ATGTTCCGCCCCGCCCCCGCGTTCCGCCCCGCCCCCGTGTTCCGCCCCGCCCGTGCCGCGACCCTCGCCCTGGCCCTCGCCGCCGCCGCCCTCCTTCCCACCGCCGCCCCCGGCACCGCCGCTGCCGCCCCCGCCGCCGGAAAGGTGATCTGGGCCGCCGACACCGCCGAGGGCCCCTCCTCGTTCGCCGCCGTCCAGTGCAAGGCAGGGAACTTCGGCACCGTCCAGGACCCGGCCAGGGGCAAGGTCTGGCGGGCCCGGCAGGCCGCCGGGGAGGAGCGCTGCGAGACGCTGAGCCCCGACCTGGTGAACGGCGCGACCGTCTACGTCGGCTGGTCCTCCCGGGTGCGGATCGGCGACGACCGGAGCCGCTACGTCTTCCAGCTCAAGTGCTCGCCCAGCGAGGGCACCGCCAACCACCCGGTCGAGATCGACGTCGCCGACGGCCGGGTCCGCCTCCAGGAGTGGGACACCCAGCACGTCGCCCACCCGCTCTGGAGCGCCCCCGTCGCCGACGACCAGTGGCACGGCTACGTCCTCAAGCTCCGCCTCGGCCGCACCGACGGCACCGTCGACTTCTGGTACGACGGCGTCAAGCAGACCTTCACCACCGGCTCCGGCACCTACACCGGCACCACCTGGGACGGCACCCGCGACTACCTCAAGTGGGGCTCCTACCACCCGTCCCCGGCCGACGCCGTCAACACCTTCACCAGCCCGGCCATCGCCACCGGCTACGACCTGGTGAAGGGCCGCTGA
- the psbW gene encoding photosystem II reaction center protein PsbW: MDKRNAMRAGAVTAAATLMMVMSSPAMALTRDDGDDPGTGLSVGATLGLFVALPIVAFAVIAGLCMIPGSKKK; this comes from the coding sequence GTGGACAAGAGGAACGCAATGCGCGCCGGTGCGGTCACCGCGGCGGCCACGCTGATGATGGTCATGTCGTCGCCCGCGATGGCGCTCACGCGCGACGACGGCGACGACCCCGGCACCGGCCTGAGCGTCGGTGCGACCCTGGGCCTGTTCGTCGCCCTCCCGATCGTCGCCTTCGCGGTGATCGCGGGCCTCTGCATGATCCCGGGCAGCAAGAAGAAGTAA
- the malQ gene encoding 4-alpha-glucanotransferase — protein sequence MPAEDNPPAPPELTALAHAYGVDTRYDAGAGPVQVGARTLTAVLAALGVDAGTPELAAAALERHRAQTAARLLPPTVVAWQGRRTALDLPAGADVRIELEQGGEAWELTDEHAHWLPADLPPGRHVLAVRADGRTARAALVVAPPRIPEPAGRHWGFLAQLYSVLSEQSWGMGDLADLAELAQWAGAELGAGFLQINPLHAGMPGAPSDPSPYRPSSRRFADPVHLRVEALPEYARHEEARDLARRARLLREEVLEHDGLIDRDSVWSLKRRALELLHTVPRGVGREAAYRAFVRRGGEWLERYAVWNALAEEHGAGWHSWPKGLRHPANPQVAAAKAESKDRVEFHRWLAWLVDEQLRAAQRAATDAGMPIGLIHDLAVGVHPDGADAWALQDVLAAGISTGAPPDAFNAHGQDWGLPPWRPDALAEAGYAPFAELIRASARHAGAIRIDHVMGLFRLWWVPEGARPTEGTYVRYDAEAMLAVLALEAHRAGTAVIGEDLGTVEPGVRERLAEHGVLGTSVLWFERDWQAGGAVLPPERWRPGCLATLTTHDLPSTAARLTGEHVELRHHLGLLARPLSEEQDAAAAELADWQRELVRIGLLAEGEPATPEALYAYLLATPAKLVGVWLPDTVGDPRPQNLPGTWDQYPNWRLPVADATGTPRTLDALAAAPGTAGIAATLAPLNALPPGHADRRTPPGGAV from the coding sequence GTGCCGGCGGAGGACAACCCGCCCGCCCCACCGGAGTTGACGGCGCTCGCGCACGCGTACGGGGTGGACACCCGCTACGACGCGGGCGCCGGCCCGGTGCAGGTCGGGGCGCGGACGCTGACCGCCGTGCTGGCCGCGCTCGGGGTCGACGCCGGGACGCCGGAGCTGGCCGCCGCGGCCCTGGAGCGGCACCGCGCGCAGACCGCCGCCCGCCTGCTGCCGCCCACCGTGGTCGCCTGGCAGGGCCGCCGCACCGCGCTCGACCTGCCGGCCGGCGCGGACGTCCGGATCGAGCTCGAACAGGGCGGCGAAGCCTGGGAGTTGACGGACGAGCACGCGCACTGGCTGCCCGCCGACCTGCCGCCCGGCCGGCACGTCCTGGCGGTCCGGGCGGACGGGCGCACCGCCCGGGCCGCGCTGGTCGTCGCCCCGCCCCGGATCCCCGAACCGGCCGGCCGCCACTGGGGCTTCCTGGCCCAGCTGTACTCGGTGCTGAGCGAACAGTCCTGGGGCATGGGCGACCTGGCCGACCTCGCCGAGCTCGCCCAGTGGGCCGGGGCCGAACTCGGCGCGGGCTTCCTGCAGATCAACCCGCTGCACGCGGGCATGCCCGGCGCCCCCTCCGACCCGTCCCCCTACCGCCCGTCCTCGCGCCGCTTCGCCGACCCGGTGCACCTGCGGGTCGAGGCGCTCCCCGAGTACGCCCGGCACGAGGAGGCCCGCGACCTGGCCCGCCGGGCCCGGCTGCTGCGCGAGGAGGTGCTGGAGCACGACGGGCTGATCGACCGCGACTCGGTCTGGTCGCTCAAGCGCCGGGCCCTCGAACTGCTGCACACCGTGCCGCGCGGCGTCGGCCGGGAGGCCGCGTACCGGGCGTTCGTCCGGCGTGGGGGCGAGTGGCTGGAGCGGTACGCGGTGTGGAACGCGCTGGCCGAGGAGCACGGCGCCGGCTGGCACTCCTGGCCGAAGGGCCTGCGCCACCCCGCCAACCCCCAAGTGGCGGCCGCCAAGGCCGAGTCGAAGGACCGGGTGGAGTTCCACCGCTGGCTGGCCTGGCTGGTCGACGAGCAACTGCGGGCCGCCCAGCGCGCCGCCACCGACGCCGGCATGCCGATCGGCCTGATCCACGACCTCGCGGTCGGCGTCCACCCCGACGGCGCCGACGCCTGGGCGCTGCAGGACGTGCTGGCGGCCGGCATCTCCACCGGCGCCCCGCCGGACGCGTTCAACGCCCACGGCCAGGACTGGGGCCTGCCCCCGTGGCGGCCGGACGCGCTGGCCGAGGCTGGCTACGCCCCGTTCGCCGAGCTGATCCGGGCCTCCGCCCGGCACGCCGGCGCGATCCGGATCGACCACGTGATGGGCCTGTTCCGGCTCTGGTGGGTGCCCGAGGGGGCCCGCCCCACCGAGGGCACCTACGTCCGCTACGACGCCGAGGCGATGCTCGCCGTCCTCGCCCTGGAGGCGCACCGGGCCGGCACCGCCGTGATCGGCGAGGACCTCGGCACCGTCGAGCCCGGCGTGCGCGAACGGCTCGCCGAGCACGGCGTGCTGGGCACCTCGGTGCTCTGGTTCGAACGGGACTGGCAGGCCGGCGGCGCCGTGCTGCCCCCCGAGCGCTGGCGCCCCGGCTGCCTGGCCACCCTCACCACCCACGACCTGCCCTCCACCGCCGCCCGGCTCACCGGCGAGCACGTCGAACTCCGCCACCACCTCGGCCTGCTGGCCCGCCCGCTCAGCGAGGAACAGGACGCCGCGGCCGCCGAACTCGCCGACTGGCAGCGCGAACTGGTCCGGATCGGGCTGCTCGCCGAGGGCGAGCCGGCCACCCCCGAGGCGCTGTACGCCTACCTGCTGGCCACCCCCGCCAAGCTGGTCGGCGTCTGGCTGCCCGACACCGTCGGCGACCCCCGCCCGCAGAACCTCCCCGGCACCTGGGACCAGTACCCCAACTGGCGCCTGCCGGTCGCCGACGCCACCGGCACCCCCCGCACCCTGGACGCCCTCGCCGCCGCCCCCGGCACCGCCGGCATCGCCGCCACCCTCGCCCCGCTGAACGCCCTCCCGCCGGGACACGCCGACAGGCGCACCCCGCCGGGCGGAGCGGTGTAG
- a CDS encoding beta-N-acetylglucosaminidase domain-containing protein, translated as MQARVSVAAGRRLRQRLEQSAALREVLHHPAALAARRTAARTARQLAPRAADRFIADVKGTEPLLASVRAERRAGRRGSALRVAATLSAAAVVGGLLLPTPGFAVEAGLRAGPGSAAPDVADRSETVTEAPLPLGSLTDPRVFPRPQQLRTGGGAVSVPRQVALVLADSADGPAVDAVRALLARAGATDVRSVPEAPAQPAAGSLVVYLGGPYEGAGGATDRVLRELAVANGLKDTEVPQLAGLPAGGYLLASGRLTAPGGSYGAVVLAGVDGAGTYYAAQSLAQLLAPVAPGQGQGGEGDKGFPGVLLRDWPSGAAVRGTAESFYGAPWSAAQRLAVVDFLGRTKQNYFLYAPGGDPYRAQRWREAYPAAQAAELSELTARARAAHVTVAYSIAPGQSFCFSSGKDVDALVAKLDGLRQLGVRAFQLDFLNVSYDEWHCGADRRKFGTGPVAAAKAQSALTAAVQERLVARHPDLAPLSVVPTEYLKQGSTPYRAALAAGLPAGVQVAWSGGSAIPRQVTGDQIAATAGLFGRPLMTMDNYPVNDSAPDRLFLGGYDGRDPEVARRSAVLLTSAMSQPVASRIPLATAADFGWQPDGYRADQSLAAALRLLTAGPAQQAAAAALAGNSASSPLGGQESAYLAPLVERFWAAAEPASGASADAAKLQAAAQPLREAFTVMADAPKALAGDPLAQDAAPWLARLAAYGAAGRAAVDMLLAQHGGDGAAAWQARLELGRQRGVLEQNPVTVGKGVLDAFLDRAAKSADTWSGITAGASPTTTLGTAHDHGPALMADGSGQTFYWSSAPPQVGDSFGLDLGTPKPLGSVTVLMGSWGDDPDAASAADDYLHDGVLEYWSGSGGWQQLAAVHGQRTVTANAPAGAVAKAVRLRATGGQQTAVAVREFTAAAPDAVDTAVSGPPAAPGSSPDAVLSGDPDSAFRAAAPPAAGDAPLTVELGSARPLDRLTVLTDPTVRAEATAQVRRPDGSWADLGPVRPGYNELRADGGPVEALRLVWQPGGEAPVVNQVIPWWADVPAARLTLAEPTLDVVAGAAAPAQARATVESGRPDALTGALTAEVPAVAKGLTVAPAPAVTVPRGGRAGAPLLVTAAADTPSGSYRVPVVFTAGALTVRQELLVHVVPPTGGPDLARAATASSSGDDSARTPAAAVADGDPKTSWNSPAEDDAWVQLRLPQPARLGAAVLHWGAAYASAYRLETSVDGVVWTTVAEVGNGQGGTETVRFDAPGAQYLRVQGAGRATRYGYALSGVELYGVQAP; from the coding sequence GTGCAGGCGCGGGTTTCGGTGGCGGCCGGACGGCGGCTGCGGCAGCGGTTGGAACAGAGCGCGGCACTGCGCGAGGTGCTGCACCACCCGGCGGCGCTGGCGGCCCGCCGGACGGCGGCGCGGACGGCGCGGCAGCTGGCCCCGCGGGCCGCGGACCGGTTCATCGCGGACGTCAAGGGCACCGAACCGCTGCTGGCCTCGGTGCGGGCCGAGCGCCGCGCGGGCCGGCGGGGCAGCGCGCTGCGGGTCGCGGCGACGCTGTCGGCGGCCGCGGTGGTCGGCGGGCTGCTGCTCCCCACGCCGGGCTTCGCCGTCGAGGCGGGCCTGCGGGCCGGGCCGGGCAGCGCGGCGCCGGACGTCGCGGACCGCTCGGAGACCGTCACCGAGGCGCCGCTGCCGCTGGGTTCGCTGACCGACCCCCGGGTGTTCCCGCGCCCGCAGCAGCTGCGGACGGGCGGCGGCGCGGTGTCGGTGCCCCGGCAGGTGGCGCTGGTGCTGGCGGACTCCGCGGACGGCCCGGCGGTGGACGCGGTGCGCGCGCTGCTGGCCCGGGCGGGCGCGACGGACGTGCGGAGCGTGCCGGAGGCCCCCGCGCAGCCGGCCGCCGGTTCGCTGGTGGTGTACCTGGGCGGCCCGTACGAGGGTGCGGGCGGGGCGACCGACCGGGTGCTGCGGGAGCTCGCGGTGGCGAACGGGCTGAAGGACACCGAGGTGCCGCAGCTGGCGGGCCTGCCCGCGGGCGGCTACCTGCTGGCGTCCGGCCGGCTGACCGCGCCGGGCGGCTCGTACGGCGCGGTGGTGCTGGCGGGCGTCGACGGCGCGGGCACCTACTACGCGGCGCAGAGCCTGGCGCAGCTGCTGGCCCCGGTCGCCCCCGGCCAGGGGCAGGGCGGCGAGGGCGACAAGGGCTTCCCCGGGGTGCTGCTGCGGGACTGGCCGAGCGGCGCGGCGGTGCGCGGCACCGCGGAGTCGTTCTACGGGGCGCCGTGGAGCGCCGCGCAGCGGCTGGCGGTGGTGGACTTCCTGGGCCGCACCAAGCAGAACTACTTCCTGTACGCGCCGGGCGGCGACCCGTACCGGGCGCAGCGCTGGCGGGAGGCGTACCCGGCCGCGCAGGCGGCCGAGCTGTCCGAGCTGACCGCCCGGGCCCGGGCCGCGCACGTCACGGTGGCGTACTCGATCGCCCCCGGGCAGTCGTTCTGCTTCTCCTCCGGCAAGGACGTCGACGCGCTGGTCGCCAAGCTCGACGGGCTGCGCCAACTGGGCGTGCGGGCGTTCCAGTTGGACTTCCTGAACGTGTCCTACGACGAGTGGCACTGCGGCGCGGACCGGCGGAAGTTCGGCACCGGGCCGGTGGCCGCCGCCAAGGCGCAGAGCGCGCTGACCGCGGCGGTGCAGGAGCGGCTGGTGGCCCGGCACCCGGACCTGGCGCCGCTGTCGGTGGTGCCGACCGAGTACCTGAAGCAGGGGTCCACCCCGTACCGGGCGGCGCTGGCGGCCGGGCTGCCGGCCGGGGTGCAGGTGGCCTGGAGCGGCGGCTCGGCGATCCCCCGACAGGTGACGGGCGATCAGATCGCCGCCACCGCCGGGCTGTTCGGGCGTCCGCTGATGACGATGGACAACTACCCGGTGAACGACTCGGCGCCGGACCGGCTGTTCCTGGGCGGCTACGACGGGCGCGACCCCGAGGTGGCGCGGCGCTCGGCGGTGCTGCTGACCTCGGCGATGAGCCAGCCGGTGGCGTCCCGGATCCCGCTGGCGACCGCCGCCGACTTCGGCTGGCAGCCGGACGGCTACCGCGCCGACCAGTCGCTGGCCGCGGCGCTGCGGCTGCTGACCGCCGGGCCCGCGCAGCAGGCCGCGGCGGCGGCGCTGGCCGGCAACAGCGCCTCCTCGCCGCTGGGCGGCCAGGAGTCGGCGTACCTGGCGCCGCTGGTGGAGCGGTTCTGGGCGGCGGCCGAGCCGGCCTCGGGCGCGTCGGCCGACGCGGCGAAGCTGCAGGCGGCCGCGCAGCCGCTGCGCGAGGCGTTCACCGTGATGGCGGACGCGCCGAAGGCCCTGGCGGGCGACCCGCTGGCGCAGGACGCGGCGCCGTGGCTGGCCCGGCTGGCGGCGTACGGCGCGGCGGGCCGGGCGGCGGTGGACATGCTGCTGGCGCAGCACGGCGGCGACGGCGCGGCGGCCTGGCAGGCCCGGCTGGAGCTGGGCCGGCAGCGCGGGGTGCTGGAGCAGAACCCGGTGACGGTCGGCAAGGGCGTGCTGGACGCGTTCCTGGACCGGGCGGCGAAGTCCGCGGACACCTGGTCGGGCATCACCGCCGGGGCGTCCCCGACCACCACCCTGGGCACCGCGCACGACCACGGCCCGGCGCTGATGGCGGACGGCTCCGGGCAGACCTTCTACTGGTCGTCCGCGCCGCCGCAGGTCGGCGACAGCTTCGGCCTGGACCTGGGCACCCCGAAGCCGCTGGGCTCGGTGACGGTGCTGATGGGCTCCTGGGGCGACGACCCGGACGCCGCCTCGGCGGCCGACGACTACCTGCACGACGGGGTGCTGGAGTACTGGAGCGGCTCGGGCGGCTGGCAGCAGCTGGCGGCCGTGCACGGGCAGCGGACGGTCACCGCGAACGCCCCGGCGGGCGCGGTGGCCAAGGCGGTCCGGCTGCGGGCCACCGGCGGGCAGCAGACCGCCGTCGCGGTGCGGGAGTTCACCGCGGCCGCGCCGGACGCGGTGGACACCGCGGTGTCCGGCCCGCCAGCCGCGCCGGGCTCCTCGCCGGACGCGGTGCTCTCCGGCGACCCGGACTCCGCGTTCCGGGCGGCCGCGCCGCCCGCCGCGGGCGACGCCCCGCTGACGGTGGAGCTGGGCTCGGCCCGGCCGCTGGACCGGCTGACCGTGCTGACCGACCCGACGGTGCGGGCCGAGGCGACCGCGCAGGTGCGCCGCCCGGACGGCAGTTGGGCGGACCTGGGCCCGGTGCGGCCCGGCTACAACGAGCTGCGGGCCGACGGCGGGCCGGTGGAGGCGCTGCGGCTGGTGTGGCAGCCGGGCGGCGAGGCCCCGGTGGTCAACCAGGTGATCCCGTGGTGGGCGGACGTCCCGGCGGCCCGGCTGACGCTGGCCGAGCCGACCCTGGACGTGGTGGCGGGCGCGGCCGCGCCGGCCCAGGCCCGGGCCACCGTGGAGTCCGGCCGGCCGGACGCGCTGACCGGCGCGCTGACCGCCGAGGTCCCGGCGGTGGCCAAGGGCCTGACGGTGGCTCCGGCCCCGGCGGTGACGGTGCCGCGCGGCGGCCGGGCGGGCGCGCCGCTGCTGGTGACGGCGGCCGCGGACACCCCGTCGGGCAGCTACCGGGTGCCGGTGGTGTTCACCGCGGGCGCGCTGACCGTCCGCCAGGAGCTGCTGGTGCACGTCGTCCCGCCGACCGGCGGGCCGGACCTGGCGCGGGCGGCGACCGCCTCGTCCTCGGGCGACGACAGTGCGAGGACCCCGGCGGCGGCGGTCGCCGACGGCGACCCGAAGACCTCCTGGAACTCCCCCGCCGAGGACGACGCCTGGGTGCAGCTGCGGCTGCCGCAGCCGGCCCGGCTGGGTGCGGCGGTGCTGCACTGGGGCGCGGCGTACGCGTCCGCGTACCGGCTGGAGACCTCGGTGGACGGCGTGGTGTGGACCACCGTCGCGGAGGTCGGCAACGGGCAGGGCGGCACCGAGACGGTCCGCTTCGACGCGCCGGGCGCCCAGTACCTGCGGGTGCAGGGCGCGGGCCGGGCCACCCGCTACGGGTACGCGCTGTCCGGGGTGGAGCTGTACGGCGTGCAGGCGCCGTAG
- a CDS encoding HNH endonuclease: MPHVLVLNASYEPLGVVSMRRALILVLNHKAIALEDAGTTLHSATGAVQAPSVVKLTRFVRVPYRGPVPLTRRALFARDHGRCVYCGAAATSVDHVIPRSRGGQHRWDNVVAACRRCNHTKADMHLADLGWRMKRPPAAPSGLAWRVIGTGIKDPRWRPYLEPYGGLDQFRDFEHHDHPETVLPVPVRTRPIRRGEQHAPLSA; the protein is encoded by the coding sequence GTGCCGCATGTCCTTGTCCTCAACGCGTCGTACGAGCCGCTCGGTGTCGTCTCGATGCGACGCGCCCTCATCCTCGTCCTCAACCACAAGGCGATCGCCCTGGAGGATGCGGGCACCACACTGCACAGCGCCACCGGTGCCGTCCAGGCACCGTCCGTCGTCAAACTGACCCGTTTCGTGCGGGTCCCCTACCGCGGCCCCGTACCGCTGACCAGGCGGGCGCTGTTCGCCCGCGACCACGGTCGGTGCGTGTACTGCGGGGCCGCCGCCACCAGTGTCGACCACGTCATCCCGCGCAGCCGGGGCGGCCAGCACCGGTGGGACAACGTGGTGGCGGCCTGCCGCCGCTGCAACCACACCAAGGCCGACATGCACCTCGCCGACCTCGGCTGGCGGATGAAGCGCCCCCCGGCCGCGCCCAGCGGCCTGGCCTGGCGGGTCATCGGCACCGGGATCAAGGACCCGCGCTGGCGGCCCTACCTGGAGCCGTACGGCGGCCTCGACCAGTTCCGGGACTTCGAGCACCACGACCATCCGGAGACGGTCCTGCCCGTTCCCGTCCGCACCCGACCGATCCGCCGCGGCGAGCAGCACGCCCCGCTCTCCGCCTGA
- a CDS encoding mechanosensitive ion channel family protein yields MLADSAADSTSTPTFTLPTSAADVTDTTRQAAGWLDDNWQGWVVDGLRIVLILGLALVLRAVVRKVIDKLVSRMGRPAEGDGDHGVLGGLLANSGVVNTERRQQRSEAIGSVLRSVASFSILGTASLMALSVLGVDLAPLLASAGVAGVAIGFGARNLVTDFLSGVFMIMEDQYGVGDEIDTGIATGTVLEVGLRVTKLRGSAGEIWYIRNGEVKRIANMSQGWSTATVDVQVGYKEDLERIEALVTEAAEQLSKESPYDELIWGRVKVLGVESVAVDSVQLRIEARCTPGKAAQVSRALRLRLKAAFDLAGVKLKEEAAATVPAQAAAPEVLPPSALADPNSARSLAAKPIPAQN; encoded by the coding sequence ATGCTCGCCGATTCCGCTGCCGACAGCACCAGCACCCCGACGTTCACGCTGCCCACCAGTGCCGCCGACGTGACCGACACCACCCGGCAGGCGGCCGGCTGGCTGGACGACAACTGGCAGGGCTGGGTGGTCGACGGGCTGCGGATCGTGCTGATCCTCGGGCTGGCCCTGGTGCTGCGGGCCGTGGTCCGCAAGGTGATCGACAAGCTGGTGTCCCGGATGGGCCGCCCGGCGGAGGGCGACGGCGACCACGGGGTGCTCGGCGGGCTGCTCGCCAACAGCGGCGTGGTCAACACCGAGCGGCGCCAGCAGCGTTCCGAGGCGATCGGCTCGGTGCTGCGCTCGGTGGCCTCCTTCAGCATCCTCGGCACCGCCTCGCTGATGGCGCTGTCGGTGCTCGGCGTCGACCTGGCCCCGCTGCTGGCCTCGGCGGGCGTGGCGGGCGTGGCGATCGGCTTCGGCGCCCGCAACCTGGTCACCGACTTCCTGTCCGGCGTCTTCATGATCATGGAGGACCAGTACGGCGTCGGCGACGAGATCGACACCGGCATCGCCACCGGCACCGTCCTGGAGGTCGGCCTGCGGGTCACCAAGCTGCGCGGCTCGGCCGGCGAGATCTGGTACATCCGCAACGGCGAGGTCAAGCGGATCGCCAACATGAGCCAGGGCTGGAGCACCGCCACCGTCGACGTGCAGGTCGGCTACAAGGAGGACCTGGAGCGGATCGAGGCGCTGGTCACCGAGGCCGCCGAGCAGCTGTCCAAGGAGAGCCCGTACGACGAGCTGATCTGGGGCCGGGTCAAGGTGCTGGGCGTGGAGTCGGTCGCGGTGGACTCGGTGCAGCTGCGGATCGAGGCCCGCTGCACGCCCGGCAAGGCCGCGCAGGTCTCGCGCGCGCTGCGGCTGCGGCTGAAGGCCGCCTTCGACCTGGCGGGCGTCAAGCTCAAGGAGGAGGCCGCCGCGACCGTCCCGGCCCAGGCCGCCGCCCCGGAGGTGCTGCCGCCGTCCGCACTCGCCGACCCCAACTCGGCCCGCTCGCTGGCCGCCAAGCCGATACCCGCCCAGAACTGA